The Sebastes fasciatus isolate fSebFas1 chromosome 13, fSebFas1.pri, whole genome shotgun sequence genome includes a region encoding these proteins:
- the LOC141781454 gene encoding NADPH oxidase organizer 1-like, with amino-acid sequence MDTQRYPISVGLIGVMQKEESKMYMNSVLWSDQNEIIVYRSLKDFKKMHKRLKKAFPGWKKSDRIIPKFQDKMVNMSIQKKGPNKSLERLKFLQKYCNELLSCDPRVTQHADLFQFFHPNDQDLQPEFAKNSIMIMPTDNEIGNAVEGSGGKVIQPFVTETYRCVATYDTKDTKNKPFKVAVDEKVEVLIKDKAGWWLVENEDKRMAWFPAPYLEKLHDDDDEDEDEKDGASERGMLYIAVKSYKATKDDEISVAIGAVVEVLQKSDNGWWLIRYSGKAGYIPTMYLQLYNNPHMRMPAHHDYRRASSPIIQSDQLSLSHGNLLHPSPVRSSTPSQHQPNRKPRSYSIDIMSEQLPVRPASSHAYKPASILTSRTTGKLTPPPTNMVEIYREERRRAMSPGADSEESNVSDSSGSSDDLNSSWASSSSFNLSQSYNEEQMRLSRTPPPTLNNYLSPTSPQGKMIPSVSDLNLTTPKVPPRPHAQEILTRCSSITRKNASRGRLSPSQTEIMS; translated from the exons ATGGACACCCAGAGGTATCCCATCAGCGTCGGTTTGATCGGAGTGATGCAGAAGGAGGAGAGCAAA ATGTACATGAACTCCGTGCTTTGGTCAGACCAGAATGAGATTATAGTTTACAGGTCTTTAAAGGATTTCAAGAAAATGCAT AAACGACTGAAGAAAGCATTCCCAGGCTGGAAAAAATCCGACAGGATCATCCCCAAATTTCAAG ACAAAATGGTGAACATGAGCATCCAGAAGAAGGGTCCCAACAAGTCACTAGAGCGCCTCAAGTTCTTGCAGAAATACTGTAATGAGCTCCTGAGCTGCGACCCGAGGGTCACTCAGCATGCAGACCTCTTCCAGTTCTTCCACCCCAACGACCAGGACCTGCAGCCGGAGTTCGCCAAGAACAG catCATGATCATGCCGACAGACAATGAAATCGGGAATGCAGTAGAGGGCAGTGGCGGTAAAGTGATCCAGCCGTTCGTCACAGAGACGTACAGATGCGTAGCAACGTACGACACCAAAGACACCAAGAACAAACCCTTCAAAGTGGCGGTGGATGAAAAAGTAGAAGTTCTCATCAAAGACAAAGCAG GGTGGTGGCTTGTTGAGAATGAAGACAAAAGGATGGCCTGGTTCCCCGCACCCTACCTGGAGAAgctacatgatgatgatgatgaggatgaagatgaaaaagatgGGGCTTCTGAAAGAG GAATGCTGTACATTGCAGTCAAGAGTTACAAGGCCACCAAAGATGACGAGATAAGCGTGGCCATCGGTGCAGTGGTGGAGGTCCTGCAGAAGTCGGACAACGGCTGGTGGCTCATCAG ATACAGTGGTAAAGCAGGTTACATCCCTACCATGTACCTTCAGCTCTACAACAACCCTCATATGCGCATGCCAGCCCACCATGACTATCGTCGTGCCTCCTCTCCAATCATTCAGTCCGACCAGCTCAGCCTCTCACATGGAAACCTGCTGCATCCTTCACCCGTCAGATCTTCCACACCCAGCCAGCACCAACCAAACAGAAAGCCCAGATCATACTCTATTGACATCATGTCTGAACAACTTCCTGTTCGGCCTGCATCAAGCCACGCTTACAAGCCTGCTAGCATTCTCACCTCACGTACGACTGGAAAGCTCACCCCTCCGCCCACAAACATGGTGGAGATTtacagagaagagaggaggcgTGCCATGAGCCCGGGAGCAGACAGCGAGGAAAGCAATGTAAGTgacagcagcggcagcagcgaTGACCTGAATTCTTCCTGGGCGAGCTCCTCGTCCTTCAACCTGAGTCAAAGCTACAACGAGGAACAGATGCGTCTCAGCCGTACACCTCCCCCTACGCTGAACAACTACCTCAGCCCGACAAGCCCACAGGGGAAAATGATCCCCAGTGTGTCTGATCTCAACCTGACAACACCTAAGGTGCCACCCAGACCGCATGCCCAGGAGATCCTCACCCGGTGTTCCAGCATCACCCGCAAGAACGCATCCAGAGGCCGCCTGTCACCCTCACAAACTGAGATAATGAGTTGA
- the LOC141781453 gene encoding uncharacterized protein LOC141781453 yields the protein MIMPTDNEIRNAVQGGGGIVTQPFVTETYRCVAPYETKDTKNKPFKVALDEKVEVLIKDKAGWWLVENEDKRIAWFPAPYLEKLHEDDDDEDEDEKDGASERGTCKVSVVQSQDIITLVYIHRKLYIAVKSYKATKDDEISVAIGAVVEILQKSDNGWWLIRYSGKAGYIPTMYLKPYSYPHMRMPAHHDYRHASSPIQLPSPILHSDQLSLSHGNLLHPSPVRSSTPSQHQPNRKPRPHSIGIMSEQLPVRPASSHADKPASILTSRTTGKLTPPPTNMVEIYREERRRAMSPGADSEGSNISNISYSGDSSDSSDFSDFSDSSDELNSSWATSSSFNLSYSYNEEQMRLSRMPPRTLNNHLSPTSPQGEMIPSVSDLNLYKSRTAPKVPPRPQAQEIFTRCSTITRKNASRGHRPPTQTEIISR from the exons ATGATCATGCCGACAGACAATGAAATCAGGAATGCAGTACAGGGAGGTGGCGGTATAGTGACCCAGCCCTTCGTCACGGAGACGTACAGATGCGTGGCCCCGTACGAAACCAAGGACACCAAGAATAAACCGTTCAAAGTGGCGTTGGACGAAAAAGTAGAAGTTCTCATCAAAGACAAAGCAG GGTGGTGGCTTGTGGAGAATGAAGACAAAAGGATAGCCTGGTTCCCTGCCCCCTATCTGGAGAAACTacatgaggatgatgatgatgaggatgaagatgaaaaagatgGGGCTTCTGAAAGAGGTACGTGCAAAGTTTCAGTTGTACAATCTCAAGATATTATAACACTTGTTTACATACATA GAAAGCTGTACATTGCAGTCAAGAGCTACAAGGCAACCAAAGATGACGAGATAAGCGTCGCCATCGGTGCAGTGGTGGAGATCCTGCAGAAGTCGGACAACGGCTGGTGGCTCATCAG ATACAGTGGTAAAGCAGGTTACATCCCTACCATGTACCTGAAGCCCTACAGCTACCCTCATATGCGCATGCCAGCCCACCATGACTATCGTCACGCCTCCTCCCCAATCCAATTGCCCTCCCCAATCCTGCACTCCGACCAGCTCAGCCTCTCACATGGAAACCTGCTGCATCCTTCACCCGTCAGATCTTCCACACCCAGCCAGCACCAACCAAACAGAAAGCCCAGACCACACTCTATTGGCATCATGTCTGAACAACTTCCTGTTCGGCCTGCATCAAGCCACGCTGACAAGCCTGCTAGCATTCTCACCTCACGTACGACTGGAAAGCTCACCCCTCCGCCCACAAACATGGTGGAGATTtacagagaagagaggaggcgTGCCATGAGCCCGGGAGCAGATAGTGAGGGAAGCAATATAAGCAATATAAGCTACAGCGGCGACAGCAGCGACAGCAGCGACTTCAGCGACTTCAGCGACAGCAGCGATGAGCTGAATTCTTCCTGGGCGACCTCCTCGTCTTTCAACCTGAGCTACAGCTACAACGAGGAACAGATGCGTCTCAGCCGTATGCCTCCCCGTACGCTGAATAACCACCTCAGCCCGACAAGCCCACAGGGGGAAATGATCCCCAGTGTCTCTGATCTCAACCTCTACAAGAGCCGGACAGCACCTAAGGTGCCACCCAGACCGCAGGCCCAGGAGATCTTCACCCGGTGTTCCACCATCACCCGCAAGAACGCATCCAGAGGCCACCGGCCACCCACACAAACTGAGATAATCAGTCGATGA